One window of Methanogenium organophilum genomic DNA carries:
- the thiL gene encoding thiamine-phosphate kinase, protein MDDRALVKAIRAIIGSDATDDDCAVIEDGENYLVMSTDMLHETTDFPKGITDYECGWMAAAVTLSDVASMGAAPIALLLAVGVDRAERVEEITRGADACCRAYGCRLMGGDMDAHSECTLVSSGLGRVSRDGLVRRRGAQPGDVVAITGIPGRAQAGLDGYPEYWKALITPRPGVFEGQALGRAGATAMMDVSDGLSISLHDLAEASGVRMDVDEAAIPRPGGVPAEDAARYALFGGGDFGLLFTCPEDVFPVAGVDATCIGRVAEGEGVYLDGEPLAKAGYAHYWE, encoded by the coding sequence ATGGATGACCGGGCGCTCGTTAAAGCGATTCGGGCGATCATCGGGTCGGATGCGACAGACGATGACTGTGCGGTCATCGAAGATGGCGAGAATTATCTCGTGATGTCAACCGATATGCTCCATGAGACGACCGATTTCCCGAAAGGGATAACGGATTATGAGTGCGGCTGGATGGCTGCCGCGGTCACGCTCTCGGATGTGGCGTCGATGGGGGCGGCCCCCATTGCCCTTCTCTTAGCAGTGGGTGTGGACCGTGCAGAGCGGGTGGAGGAGATCACCCGTGGTGCGGATGCGTGCTGCCGTGCATACGGATGCCGATTGATGGGCGGCGACATGGACGCCCATTCCGAGTGCACGCTTGTCTCAAGCGGTCTCGGGCGGGTCTCCCGTGACGGTCTGGTGCGGCGGCGAGGGGCACAGCCCGGAGATGTCGTTGCCATCACCGGCATTCCCGGCCGGGCACAGGCCGGGCTGGACGGGTATCCCGAGTACTGGAAGGCCCTCATTACGCCCCGGCCGGGTGTCTTTGAGGGGCAGGCCCTCGGGCGTGCCGGAGCGACGGCGATGATGGATGTCTCTGATGGCCTTTCCATATCCCTGCATGACCTCGCGGAGGCATCCGGGGTGCGGATGGATGTGGATGAGGCGGCGATTCCCCGGCCTGGTGGCGTTCCGGCTGAGGATGCGGCTCGTTACGCCCTCTTCGGCGGCGGCGATTTTGGATTGCTCTTCACCTGTCCGGAGGATGTGTTCCCGGTTGCAGGGGTGGATGCCACCTGCATCGGGCGGGTTGCAGAAGGGGAAGGGGTGTATCTGGACGGCGAGCCGCTTGCGAAGGCGGGGTATGCGCATTACTGGGAGTGA
- a CDS encoding DUF460 domain-containing protein yields the protein MKVFGIDIIHGSVRSRGERPRFALVIRDDGEERETTEVSVFRLLRLIAREEPDILAVDSVQEIARDQKALFSFLQSLPPRTMLVQSTGGEKQESLPRVAARYNLKFNRFDPFAEARASAVVAELGGGAEVVAFENTTDVTVSRGRSLGKGGWSQNRYARKVHGAVRQTAREVEETLREQGLSYITEEVKAFGGLGRVHFVVSSPREDVPVRNVRSADVQVKVAGRRLDRIRYRTRGGGQRYLFVGIDPGTTVGIAAVTLDGEPVLVKSSRTMAMPDVIEALYTAGRPLVVATDVHPMPASVERIRRAFSAVAYTPKADRTVEEKKALCGDIPYGNDHERDSLSAAMDAFRAYQPKFRNVTKRVPAGHDMDEVRAGVVRGLSLEQILGKKVPSPVEEEEGEEVPAPGPRDDRLLQLDGMVKSLRGHVADLQAEGEAKDLEIARLNALMERERGKESRSLRKDAEVAKLDTIIANQKKKLRREERRTKKLRKQVDRLRRLATSQTGDDRLLVKATESLSRDAIRQVDADFGIAEGDIITVKTTAGWGTTVLDTLAEMRIRALVGDGDERLKDACLERGIVLLHPKAIGLEVRGPVGSADASRFAAAEEAWQKEIARYEQGKKSEMIESIFREYRTEREREVKRDG from the coding sequence GTGAAGGTATTTGGGATCGATATCATTCATGGTTCGGTTCGATCGCGGGGTGAGCGACCCCGCTTTGCCCTTGTCATCCGTGATGATGGCGAGGAGCGCGAGACCACCGAGGTCTCTGTATTCCGTCTGCTTCGCCTGATTGCACGCGAGGAGCCCGATATTCTTGCAGTCGACTCGGTGCAGGAGATTGCCCGCGACCAGAAAGCCCTTTTTTCGTTTTTACAGTCTCTGCCGCCCCGGACGATGCTCGTGCAGTCCACCGGAGGGGAGAAACAGGAGTCCCTGCCGCGGGTGGCTGCCCGCTACAATCTGAAATTCAACCGGTTTGACCCGTTTGCCGAGGCACGGGCGTCTGCTGTTGTCGCTGAACTCGGTGGCGGTGCGGAAGTGGTGGCCTTCGAGAATACGACTGATGTCACTGTCTCCCGTGGCCGCTCACTCGGGAAAGGAGGGTGGAGCCAGAACCGGTATGCCCGCAAGGTGCATGGTGCGGTGCGGCAGACAGCCCGCGAGGTCGAGGAGACCCTGCGGGAACAGGGCCTTTCGTATATCACCGAGGAGGTGAAGGCGTTCGGTGGTCTCGGGCGGGTGCATTTTGTTGTGTCCTCCCCGCGTGAGGACGTGCCGGTCAGAAATGTCCGCTCCGCCGATGTACAGGTGAAGGTGGCGGGCCGCCGGCTTGACCGTATCCGTTACCGGACACGGGGCGGCGGGCAACGCTATCTCTTTGTGGGGATAGATCCGGGGACGACGGTGGGTATTGCGGCGGTCACGCTGGATGGCGAACCGGTGCTCGTGAAGAGCTCACGGACGATGGCAATGCCGGATGTGATTGAGGCGCTCTATACTGCGGGCCGGCCGCTCGTGGTGGCGACCGATGTTCACCCAATGCCGGCTTCGGTGGAGCGGATCCGGCGTGCCTTCTCAGCGGTGGCCTACACCCCGAAGGCAGACCGGACGGTGGAGGAGAAAAAAGCCCTCTGCGGTGATATTCCCTACGGAAATGATCATGAACGCGATTCTCTCTCGGCCGCAATGGATGCGTTCCGTGCCTATCAGCCGAAGTTCCGGAATGTCACAAAACGGGTGCCCGCAGGCCATGACATGGATGAGGTGCGGGCGGGTGTTGTCCGGGGCCTCTCATTAGAGCAGATCCTCGGAAAAAAGGTACCGTCCCCTGTTGAGGAGGAAGAGGGGGAGGAAGTTCCTGCCCCCGGTCCGCGGGACGACCGGCTCCTTCAGCTTGACGGCATGGTGAAGTCCCTGCGGGGGCATGTCGCAGACCTGCAGGCGGAGGGGGAAGCAAAGGATCTGGAGATTGCCCGCCTGAATGCTCTTATGGAGAGGGAACGGGGCAAAGAAAGCCGGTCTCTCCGGAAGGATGCCGAGGTCGCAAAGCTTGATACGATCATTGCGAACCAGAAGAAGAAGCTCCGGCGTGAGGAACGCAGAACAAAGAAACTGAGAAAACAGGTGGACCGCCTTCGCAGGCTGGCAACGAGCCAGACGGGTGATGACCGTCTGCTGGTAAAGGCAACAGAGTCTCTCTCCCGTGATGCGATTCGTCAGGTGGATGCCGATTTCGGGATTGCGGAAGGTGACATCATCACGGTGAAGACGACCGCAGGATGGGGAACGACGGTGCTTGATACGCTGGCGGAGATGCGGATTCGTGCCCTTGTCGGCGATGGTGACGAGCGGCTGAAAGACGCCTGCCTTGAGCGAGGTATTGTTTTACTTCACCCAAAGGCGATTGGTCTTGAGGTCCGCGGCCCGGTGGGGAGTGCGGACGCCTCCCGGTTTGCGGCAGCAGAGGAGGCGTGGCAGAAAGAGATCGCCCGCTATGAACAGGGGAAGAAGTCAGAGATGATTGAGTCAATTTTCCGGGAGTACCGGACGGAGAGGGAACGTGAGGTGAAGCGGGATGGATGA
- a CDS encoding RIO1 family regulatory kinase/ATPase domain-containing protein translates to MPLCADDVRDLHRFEIKILLSLERLMKRYRWVPEDVLRHQTKLSESELHYRLGHLMERDMVKSSSVPYKGYQMVFTGFDALALHGAVRKGSVSSLGCLLGVGKEAAVYEAMGMGVVALKFHRIGQQSFQTVRRSRTYMPQYKHFPWIFASTYSARQEYDALTALHADVSVPVPVDINRNLVVMTFIHGVPIVQATLENPDDVFASVVENVAKAYHLGYIHGDLSEFNIMVDGKDVWLIDWPQWIDPTHPTAEETLLRDITNLCTYFSRKYRVDASVEETLAQVVG, encoded by the coding sequence ATGCCACTCTGTGCAGATGATGTGCGTGACCTTCACCGCTTTGAGATAAAGATCCTGCTCTCCCTGGAACGCCTGATGAAACGCTACCGCTGGGTACCGGAGGATGTGCTACGCCACCAGACAAAGCTCTCCGAGTCTGAACTGCACTATCGCCTCGGGCACCTGATGGAGCGGGATATGGTGAAGAGCAGTTCCGTACCCTACAAGGGATACCAGATGGTCTTCACCGGGTTTGATGCCCTTGCCCTGCACGGTGCGGTGCGCAAAGGCTCGGTATCCTCCCTCGGATGCCTCCTTGGCGTCGGAAAAGAGGCGGCGGTATACGAGGCGATGGGGATGGGTGTCGTTGCCCTGAAGTTCCATCGGATTGGTCAGCAGTCGTTCCAGACGGTTCGGCGATCGCGGACCTATATGCCGCAGTACAAACATTTCCCGTGGATCTTTGCCTCCACGTACTCGGCCCGGCAGGAGTATGACGCCCTCACCGCCCTGCACGCAGATGTATCGGTGCCGGTGCCGGTGGACATCAACCGCAATCTGGTGGTGATGACGTTCATCCACGGGGTGCCCATTGTCCAGGCGACCCTGGAGAATCCGGATGATGTATTTGCATCAGTGGTGGAGAATGTGGCGAAAGCCTACCACCTTGGCTATATACACGGCGATCTCTCTGAATTCAATATTATGGTGGACGGGAAGGATGTCTGGCTGATTGACTGGCCGCAGTGGATTGACCCCACACACCCGACCGCAGAGGAGACCCTGCTGCGTGACATCACCAATCTGTGTACATACTTTTCCCGGAAATACCGGGTCGATGCGTCGGTGGAGGAGACGCTTGCGCAGGTGGTCGGGTGA
- a CDS encoding ATP-binding protein, whose product MRDDISLIDVHMNCSKCRREAVIYQRYSGMHLCAEHFTESVESRVKREIRRHRWIEHGDTIGVALSGGKDSTSLLHFLIKTFGHRPDIEIHAITIDEGIAGYRDLTETEEIIRRYDVPWHTASFAEEYGITLDGIVAGQGDDRRSCSFCGVLRRRVVNRIAREAGCTKLAFGFNLDDEAQSVMMNVLRGDAERLTMPQRENPGMIPRIRPFAVIPEREVALYAHLHVGPLADHGCPYAHNALRGDVRRLLNEYTWLHPSTKFAVRTLGEELQGLGAGPAVTPEMCPRCGEPAFGTCRTCAVLDEVAGGKSR is encoded by the coding sequence ATGAGAGATGATATATCTTTGATTGACGTCCACATGAATTGCTCAAAATGCCGCCGGGAGGCGGTCATCTACCAACGGTATTCAGGAATGCATCTCTGCGCCGAACATTTCACAGAGAGCGTGGAGTCCCGGGTAAAACGGGAGATCAGGAGACACCGGTGGATAGAACACGGCGATACGATAGGTGTGGCCCTCTCCGGGGGGAAGGATTCCACCTCCCTCCTGCATTTTCTCATCAAAACCTTCGGTCATCGTCCGGATATAGAGATCCATGCAATCACCATCGACGAGGGGATCGCAGGATACCGTGACCTCACAGAGACGGAAGAAATTATCCGCCGCTACGATGTCCCGTGGCATACGGCATCCTTTGCAGAGGAATATGGCATCACCCTGGACGGCATCGTGGCGGGCCAGGGAGATGACCGGCGCTCATGCTCCTTCTGCGGGGTGTTGCGCCGCCGGGTGGTAAACCGCATCGCGAGGGAAGCCGGATGCACGAAACTAGCATTCGGGTTCAACCTCGATGATGAAGCACAGTCGGTGATGATGAACGTCCTCCGGGGCGACGCCGAACGCCTCACGATGCCGCAACGGGAAAATCCGGGAATGATCCCCCGGATCCGACCCTTCGCTGTCATCCCGGAACGTGAAGTCGCCCTCTACGCCCACCTGCATGTCGGCCCGCTTGCAGACCATGGCTGCCCCTATGCCCATAACGCCCTCCGGGGGGATGTGCGACGGCTCCTGAACGAATATACCTGGCTGCACCCGTCCACCAAATTTGCGGTCCGGACCCTGGGAGAAGAACTGCAGGGTCTGGGCGCAGGACCCGCTGTGACGCCTGAAATGTGCCCGCGATGCGGCGAACCGGCATTCGGCACCTGCCGGACCTGTGCGGTTCTTGATGAAGTTGCAGGAGGTAAAAGCCGATGA